Proteins encoded in a region of the Micropterus dolomieu isolate WLL.071019.BEF.003 ecotype Adirondacks linkage group LG09, ASM2129224v1, whole genome shotgun sequence genome:
- the msto1 gene encoding protein misato homolog 1 isoform X1, whose translation MGSVCREVITLQLGHYSNFVGTHWWNLQDASLSYDPETPPGDIQSDVVFREGQTLAGHVTHTPRLIAMDLKGSLRTLRLQGSLYDAGKDTSAVTWGGSLTMHEESPPVKNPFLEDLDKLDKGEILDEADILSSAQPWHSAAGLRVDTVNRQLAKVQKGYRLEGSVKVWSDFLRIHLHPRTISVIHQYNHDGEAHRLEAFGQGEALLQGSVLEELEDKLHFFVEECDYLQGFQVLCDLADGFAGLGSKVTEMLQDSYGGRGILTWGLVPVSHPDSTPMKDLYHQLNCALGTVHLASNSSFFCPLTLRGGLGRRPSSPTAFPHLTYDPSLWYHSSSVLALALDALTSPYRLRNNSVPMWQVADSLAVSGRKVVAAYGALPFPMMHGSSLPDALSACTDALPWKPLSACSEPNDGRCYGQWTTLKGFEGQRLISSLAPGTQPPTPLHSLHSGEDVLASYIRSFYPTAPLALQLVSTPSKLTPPFPQIFSQSLSVEGFLQSQPPLPGSSPTVVSSAPIMTSLQSAPALCPWLSELHRGASAFDIRRVASSFLSQGPEITDYQEALEQLRLLARCYRNNSDGVMFSSSSEDDED comes from the exons ATGGGCAGCGTTTGTAGAGAAGTCATCACTCTGCAGTTGGGACACTATTCAAACTTTGTTGGGACTCACTGGTGGAATTTACAG GATGCGTCTTTATCGTATGATCCAGAGACGCCACCCGGTGACATCCAGAGCGACGTTGTGTTTCGTGAAGGACAGACTCTGGCCGGACATGTCACCCACACACCTCGCCTCATTGCCATGGATCTCAAAG GAAGTCTTCGGACTCTACGGCTGCAGGGAAGCCTGTATGACGCTGGTAAAGACACCTCTGCTGTCACATG GGGGGGAAGCCTCACGATGCACGAAGAAAGTCCTCCTGTGAAGAACCCCTTTCTTGAAGATCTGGACAAGTTGGAT AAAGGGGAAATCCTGGATGAAGCAGATATTTTATCTAGTGCCCAGCCTTGGCACTCAG CAGCTGGATTGAGAGTGGATACTGTGAACAGACAGCTGGCTAAAGTCCAAAAGGGCTACAGGCTGGAGGGCAGCGTGAAGGTGTGGTCGGACTTCCTCAGGATCCACCTGCACCCTCGCACCATCTCTGTCATCCACCAGTACAACCATGATGG GGAGGCTCATCGTCTGGAGGCTTTTGGCCAGGGAGAGGCTCTCCTGCAGGGGTCAGTGCTTGAGGAGCTGGAGGACAAACTACACTTCTTTGTAGAGGAATGTGATTACCTTCAG GGTTTCCAGGTTTTGTGTGACCTGGCTGATGGCTTTGCAGGCctggggtcaaaggtcacagagATGCTACAGGACTCTTATGGCGGAAGAGGCATCCTAACCTGGGGGTTAGTGCCTGTCAGTCACCCAGATTCA ACGCCGATGAAGGACCTCTACCACCAATTAAATTGCGCATTAGGGACAGTCCACTTGGCCAGTAACAGCTCTTTCTTCTGCCCGTTGACCCTGCGTGGTGGACTTGGCAGACGACCCTCCTCCCCCACAGCATTCCCCCACCTAACTTATGAT CCCTCACTGTGGTACCACTCCAGCTCTGTCCTGGCATTGGCCCTGGACGCCCTCACTTCGCCTTACAGGCTGAGGAACAACAGCGTCCCCATGTGGCAGGTGGCAGATTCGCTGGCTGTGTCTGGGAGAAAG GTGGTGGCTGCTTATGGTGCCCTCCcctttcccatgatgcatggcagCTCTCTCCCTGACGCCCTGAGTGCCTGCACAGATGCGTTGCCCTGGAAACCCCTATCCGCTTGCTCTGAACCTAACGATGGCCGATGCTACGGCCAGTGGACAACACTCAAAGGCTTTGAGGGCCAAAGACTAATCAG CTCTCTGGCTCCAGGGACACAGCCACCCACCCCCCTGCACAGCCTCCACAGTGGGGAAGACGTCCTGGCCTCCTACATCAGATCTTTCTATCCTACAGCTCCTCT GGCTCTGCAGTTGGTGTCTACTCCCAGTAAACTGACGCCACCTTTCCCTCAGATATTCAGTCAGTCCCTCAGTGTTGAAGGTTTCCTGCAGAGCCAGCCTCCCCTGCCTGGCT CTTCACCCACTGTGGTCTCTTCTGCACCCATCATGACTTCCCTCCAGTCTGCGCCAGCACTTTGCCCGTGGCTGTCGGAGCTGCATCGTGGTGCCAGCGCTTTCGACATCCGCCGTGTGGCCTCCAGCTTCCTCTCCCAGGGTCCCGAAATAACAGACTACCAGGAGGCCCTGGAGCAGCTGCGCCTACTAGCCCGCTGTTACCGAAACAACAGTGACGGAGTgatgttctcctcctcctcagaggatgatgaagactgA
- the msto1 gene encoding protein misato homolog 1 isoform X2, with protein MGSVCREVITLQLGHYSNFVGTHWWNLQDASLSYDPETPPGDIQSDVVFREGQTLAGHVTHTPRLIAMDLKGSLRTLRLQGSLYDAGKDTSAVTWGGSLTMHEESPPVKNPFLEDLDKLDKGEILDEADILSSAQPWHSAGLRVDTVNRQLAKVQKGYRLEGSVKVWSDFLRIHLHPRTISVIHQYNHDGEAHRLEAFGQGEALLQGSVLEELEDKLHFFVEECDYLQGFQVLCDLADGFAGLGSKVTEMLQDSYGGRGILTWGLVPVSHPDSTPMKDLYHQLNCALGTVHLASNSSFFCPLTLRGGLGRRPSSPTAFPHLTYDPSLWYHSSSVLALALDALTSPYRLRNNSVPMWQVADSLAVSGRKVVAAYGALPFPMMHGSSLPDALSACTDALPWKPLSACSEPNDGRCYGQWTTLKGFEGQRLISSLAPGTQPPTPLHSLHSGEDVLASYIRSFYPTAPLALQLVSTPSKLTPPFPQIFSQSLSVEGFLQSQPPLPGSSPTVVSSAPIMTSLQSAPALCPWLSELHRGASAFDIRRVASSFLSQGPEITDYQEALEQLRLLARCYRNNSDGVMFSSSSEDDED; from the exons ATGGGCAGCGTTTGTAGAGAAGTCATCACTCTGCAGTTGGGACACTATTCAAACTTTGTTGGGACTCACTGGTGGAATTTACAG GATGCGTCTTTATCGTATGATCCAGAGACGCCACCCGGTGACATCCAGAGCGACGTTGTGTTTCGTGAAGGACAGACTCTGGCCGGACATGTCACCCACACACCTCGCCTCATTGCCATGGATCTCAAAG GAAGTCTTCGGACTCTACGGCTGCAGGGAAGCCTGTATGACGCTGGTAAAGACACCTCTGCTGTCACATG GGGGGGAAGCCTCACGATGCACGAAGAAAGTCCTCCTGTGAAGAACCCCTTTCTTGAAGATCTGGACAAGTTGGAT AAAGGGGAAATCCTGGATGAAGCAGATATTTTATCTAGTGCCCAGCCTTGGCACTCAG CTGGATTGAGAGTGGATACTGTGAACAGACAGCTGGCTAAAGTCCAAAAGGGCTACAGGCTGGAGGGCAGCGTGAAGGTGTGGTCGGACTTCCTCAGGATCCACCTGCACCCTCGCACCATCTCTGTCATCCACCAGTACAACCATGATGG GGAGGCTCATCGTCTGGAGGCTTTTGGCCAGGGAGAGGCTCTCCTGCAGGGGTCAGTGCTTGAGGAGCTGGAGGACAAACTACACTTCTTTGTAGAGGAATGTGATTACCTTCAG GGTTTCCAGGTTTTGTGTGACCTGGCTGATGGCTTTGCAGGCctggggtcaaaggtcacagagATGCTACAGGACTCTTATGGCGGAAGAGGCATCCTAACCTGGGGGTTAGTGCCTGTCAGTCACCCAGATTCA ACGCCGATGAAGGACCTCTACCACCAATTAAATTGCGCATTAGGGACAGTCCACTTGGCCAGTAACAGCTCTTTCTTCTGCCCGTTGACCCTGCGTGGTGGACTTGGCAGACGACCCTCCTCCCCCACAGCATTCCCCCACCTAACTTATGAT CCCTCACTGTGGTACCACTCCAGCTCTGTCCTGGCATTGGCCCTGGACGCCCTCACTTCGCCTTACAGGCTGAGGAACAACAGCGTCCCCATGTGGCAGGTGGCAGATTCGCTGGCTGTGTCTGGGAGAAAG GTGGTGGCTGCTTATGGTGCCCTCCcctttcccatgatgcatggcagCTCTCTCCCTGACGCCCTGAGTGCCTGCACAGATGCGTTGCCCTGGAAACCCCTATCCGCTTGCTCTGAACCTAACGATGGCCGATGCTACGGCCAGTGGACAACACTCAAAGGCTTTGAGGGCCAAAGACTAATCAG CTCTCTGGCTCCAGGGACACAGCCACCCACCCCCCTGCACAGCCTCCACAGTGGGGAAGACGTCCTGGCCTCCTACATCAGATCTTTCTATCCTACAGCTCCTCT GGCTCTGCAGTTGGTGTCTACTCCCAGTAAACTGACGCCACCTTTCCCTCAGATATTCAGTCAGTCCCTCAGTGTTGAAGGTTTCCTGCAGAGCCAGCCTCCCCTGCCTGGCT CTTCACCCACTGTGGTCTCTTCTGCACCCATCATGACTTCCCTCCAGTCTGCGCCAGCACTTTGCCCGTGGCTGTCGGAGCTGCATCGTGGTGCCAGCGCTTTCGACATCCGCCGTGTGGCCTCCAGCTTCCTCTCCCAGGGTCCCGAAATAACAGACTACCAGGAGGCCCTGGAGCAGCTGCGCCTACTAGCCCGCTGTTACCGAAACAACAGTGACGGAGTgatgttctcctcctcctcagaggatgatgaagactgA